atcgggttcaatcctgggtgggGTTGctaaaatcccttatgactcaGGGACCAAAACACCagagaaacataaaaacagaagcaacgcTGTAacgaattcaataaagactttagaaatgaaacaaaacaaaacaaaatcccagCTAGTCTGCATCTGAACTGGGCCTCTGGGTTACAGTTTATTTAGCTGCATACCTGGGCAAAGTTCAGTGTCtggcccgccaggatcctctgtctgtgggactgtccaggcaagaatactggagtgggcggccattcccttctccacggaatcttccccaccgggatcgaaccctggtctcctgccttacaggcagaCTGTtcgctgtctgagccaccagggaagcccgcaacCTCCCCTGGGTGCTCTGCAACTTAGGGGCAGTTTGGGGCAAACATGGGACTGCTCTTCACAGTCCTTCACTGTTTACAAGTCAGCCCAGATGCCAAAGCTGTACTCTGCCTTCCACTCTGCCTTCCTCTGCAGTCTTTTCCAGTCATGCTCCGTGtgctttttaagaaaaagcaCCAAAATGCAGTTTATCAGAAAACTAGACGCTTAACTCAACATAAACCTGGGAGATGTATCTCCCCGGGTGAAGACCCAGGGAGGGTAGGAAAACAAGTGCTCAGAGCTGCAGATGTGCAAGGCCTGGGCCCTGCTGGGCCTTCCTGCAGGTGGAGGCACGGGAAGGCATTTCCAGAAGCATAGTAACAGCCTTTCTGTTTTTCCACCCCAATCTCccgtggtggggggtggggggcggtcagGGGCGTTACCCACAGGCTGcccggggagggggtgggggtagggggttggGGGGGCCGGGGGCTATGCCAACACCCTTGAAAACCCAGTTGGGACTGAAgaatctctctctcctcttacCCCAGACGATAAAGAGAGTCGTTACAAGGTAACGGGACACCGAGCTTCCCAGAGAATACTTTGTTTCcaaaagtagctgtttttctcCTAAAAAAATTGACATGTCATTTACGGCTCACAGACCCTAGAATTATTTTGATATCCTCCAAGTCAAGGACAGACAGAAACACCGGTTTCCTCGATCGAAGTCCTGAGAACACCGAGGTGACTAGACAGACAGAGACACCCCGGCCCCAGATtggtggggaagggaggtgggggggtcCCTAATATGCGTGAAGACGCGAATGGGTCCCCGCACCGCCAAGTTTGGGCCCCGAGGCTCCGCGCAGGTGGTGCAAGCCAGAGAAACCGGCGGCCACTACACTGAAGCTCCCCTCTCCAGGGCTCCTAGAACCCCTAGAAGCCGCCTCCAGCCCCTTGGcgcgccccccacacacacacaccgccccAACCCCCCCAGTCCCTGCAAACCCGGGCAGGCCCCGTCCTACTGGAGCCTGCGCGGGGCCGGGATCTCGGGCGCCCCCCGCCTCCCTCCGGGATGCGGGTCTGCAGAGCGCAGGgaccccggggtggggggggggggggggctcccgCCGCGGTTGGGGCGCGCACGGATCCCCTGGAGAGACCCCGGCCCCCGGGGCGCTGGGGAGGGCGCGCCTTCCCCCAAGCCAACCCCCCAGGCCGCCCGGGCCTGCTTCCGGGAGCGCCCGACGCGCCCGCCTCCCCGCGCCCCTCCCCAGCTCCGCCCCGAACCCGGGGGTCCTCTCCGCGGGCGGAGGGCGCGCCCCGGGCCCGGCGACGCGGGCCGCAGCCAGCCCCCTGCCgcagccccgcccgccccgcgcgGCCCCGGCCCCTCGCCGCCGCCCCGCGCCGCTCCCCGGCCGCTGACCTGGCTCCACGAAGCCCCGCGCGCAGCGACGCAGCAGCTGCGCCACGATCAGCGCCGCGCCCACCGCGTACACCCGCAGGGCCGCCCGCGCCGCGGACAAAGGCGACATGGctgccccgccgccgccgccgccgccgcttccGCGCCGCCGGCCGGACTCGGAGCCCCGGGCCGGACGGCGGAAACGCGCCCGCGCCGgcccgccccgcgccgcgcccacgccccgccccgcgcgcgcgCGCCCCCGACGCCCCGAGCGCGCCCCCGCCCCTGCGCGCGCCCTGACTCCCCGAGCGCGCCCGCGCCGgcccgccccgcgccgcgcccacgccccgccccgcgcgcgcgCGCCCCCGACGCCCCGAGCGCGCCCCCGCCCCTGCGCGCCCCCGCCCCTGCGCGCGCCCTGACTCCCCGAGCGCGCCCGCGCCGgcccgccccgcgccgcgcccacgccccgccccgcgcgcgcgCCCCCGACGCCCCGAGCGCGCCCCCGCCCCTGCGCGCGCCCGCGCCGgcccgccccgcgccgcgcccacgccccgccccgcgcgcgcgCCCCCGACGCCCCGAGCGCGCCCCCGCCCCTGCGCGCGCCCTGACTCCCCGAGCGCGCCCGCGCCGgcccgccccgcgccgcgcccacgccccgccccgcgcgcgcgCGCCCCCGACGCCCCGAGCGCGCCCCCGCCCCTGCGCGCGCCCTGACTCCCCGAGCGCGCCCGCGCCGgcccgccccgcgccgcgcccacgccccgccccgcgcgcgcgCCCCCGACGCCCCGAGCGCGCCCCCGCCCCTGCGCGCGCCCTGACTCCCCGAGCGCGCCCGCGCCGgcccgccccgcgccgcgcccacgccccgccccgcgcgcgcgCCCCCGACGCCCCGAGCGCGCCCCCGCCCCTGCGCGCGCCCGCGCCGgcccgccccgcgccgcgcccACGCCCCGAGCGCGCCCCCGCCCCTGCGCGCGCCCTGACTcccgccccgcgccgcgcccacgccccgccccgcgcgcgcgCCCCCGACCCCCGCGCGCCCCCGACGGCCCGAGCGCGCCCGCGCCGGCCTGCCCCGCGCCGCGcccacgccccgccccgcgcgcgcgCGCCCCCGACCCCCGCGCGCCCCCGACGCCCCGAGCGCGCCCCCGCCCCTGCGCGCGCCCTGACTCCCGCGCCGCGcccacgccccgccccgcgcgcgcgcgcgcccccGACCCCCGCGCGCCCCCGACGCCCCGAGCGCGCCCCCGCCCCTCCGCGCGCCCTGACTCCCCGAGCGCGCCCGCGCCGgcccgccccgcgccgcgcccacgccccgccccgcgcgcgcgCCCCCGACGCCCCGAGCGCGCCCCCGCCCCTGCGCGCGCCCGCGCCGgcccgccccgcgccgcgcccACGCCCCTGCGCGCGCCCTGACTcccgccccgcgccgcgcccacgccccgccccgcgcgcgcgCCCCCCGACGCCCCGAGCGCGCCCCCGCCCCTGCGCGCGCCCTGACTcccgccccgcgccgcgcccacgccccgccccgcgcgcgcgCCCCCGACCCCCGCGCGCCCCCGACGCCCCGAGCGCGCCCGCGCCGGCCTGCCCCGCGCCGCGcccacgccccgccccgcgcgcgcgCGCCCCCGACCCCCGCGCGCCCCCGACGCCCCGAGCGCGCCCGCGCCGgcccgccccgcgccgcgcccCCGACGCCCCGAGCGCGCCCCCGACTCCCGACCCCCGCGCGCCCCCGACGCCCGGagcgcgcccccgccccgcgcgcgcCCCGACTCCTGCCCCgagcgcgcccccgcccccgcgcgcCCCGACTCCCGGagcgcgcccccgccccctgcgCGCGCCCTGACTCCCGCCCCGCGCGCGCCCCCGCTCCCCGCGCgtccccgccccgcgcgcccccgaCGCCCCGagcgcgcccccgccccctgcgCGCGCCCTGACTCCCGCTCCCCGCGCACCCCCGACTCACCCGAGCGCGCCCCCGCACGCGCGCCCCCGACTGCCGCCCCGAGCGCGCCCCCAACTCACCCGAGCGCGGGTCCCTGACTCCCCCagcgcgcccccgccccctgcacGCACTCCGACTCCAGCCCCCACGGGCGCCCCCGACTCCCAACCCCGGAGCGCGCCCCCGCCCCTGCGCGCGCCCTGACTCGCGCGCGCCCCCGACTCCCGCCCCACGCGCGCCCCCGACTCCCCCGCGCGCCCCAGCCCCTCCTGCGCGCGCCCCCGACTCCCACCCCCCTGCCTAGTGCGCCTGCGCCCCAGCCGCGCCTGCGCGCGCCCCCGACTCCCGCCCCGCGCACGCACGCGCCCCCAGCTCCTCCGGGACCCCTGTCCGACCCCTGAGGACAAACATCCCCACCCTGAACGGGGACCTCGGAACTACCCCCGGTGGATCATAGACCCCAGGGACCCCTGACCAGACCCCCGGATCCCCCCGCAGATCAGAGACCCCAGGGACCCCCACCTGGACCCCAGGACCACCACAGCCCCCAGGATCATGGACCCCAGGGACCCCTTCCCAGACCCGGGAGACACCCCCCCATCATAGACCCCAGGGATCCCCACCCAGACCCCAGGACCACCACAGCCCCCAGGATCATGGACCCCAGGGACCCCTTCCCAGACCCGGGAGACACCCCCACTA
This Budorcas taxicolor isolate Tak-1 chromosome X, Takin1.1, whole genome shotgun sequence DNA region includes the following protein-coding sequences:
- the LOC128069678 gene encoding basic proline-rich protein-like is translated as MGPRTAKFGPRGSAQVVQARETGGHYTEAPLSRAPRTPRSRLQPLGAPPTHTHRPNPPSPCKPGQAPSYWSLRGAGISGAPRLPPGCGSAERRDPGVGGGGGLPPRLGRARIPWRDPGPRGAGEGAPSPKPTPQAARACFRERPTRPPPRAPPQLRPEPGGPLRGRRARPGPGDAGRSQPPAAAPPAPRGPGPSPPPRAAPRPLTWLHEAPRAATQQLRHDQRRAHRVHPQGRPRRGQRRHGCPAAAAAAASAPPAGLGAPGRTAETRPRRPAPRRAHAPPRARAPPTPRARPRPCARPDSPSAPAPARPAPRPRPAPRARAPDAPSAPPPLRAPAPARALTPRARPRRPAPRRAHAPPRARAPDAPSAPPPLRAPAPARPAPRPRPAPRARPRRPERAPAPARALTPRARPRRPAPRRAHAPPRARAPPTPRARPRPCARPDSPSAPAPARPAPRPRPAPRARPRRPERAPAPARALTPRARPRRPAPRRAHAPPRARAPDAPSAPPPLRAPAPARPAPRPRPERAPAPARALTPAPRRAHAPPRARAPDPRAPPTARARPRRPAPRRAHAPPRARAPPTPARPRRPERAPAPARALTPAPRPRPAPRARAPPTPARPRRPERAPAPPRALTPRARPRRPAPRRAHAPPRARAPDAPSAPPPLRAPAPARPAPRPRPCARPDSRPAPRPRPAPRARPPTPRARPRPCARPDSRPAPRPRPAPRARPRPPRAPDAPSAPAPACPAPRPRPAPRARAPDPRAPPTPRARPRRPAPRRAPDAPSAPPTPDPRAPPTPGARPRPARAPTPAPSAPPPPRAPTPGARPRPLRAP